The stretch of DNA GCTTGTCCGTGTTCATTCAGAATGCCTGACAGGCGATATCTTCGGCTCACACCGCTGCGACTGCGGACCGCAGCTTCATGCTGCCCTTGCACAGATCGAAGAAGAAGGCCGCGGCGTGCTGCTTTATATGCGTCAGGAAGGCCGGGGTATCGGGCTGATTAACAAGCTGAAAGCATACGAGCTTCAGGAGCAGGGCTATGACACGGTCGAAGCAAACGTAAAACTCGGATTTAAAGACGATCTGCGTGATTACGGCATCGGCGCCCAGATTTTGCGTGACCTTGGCATTTCCAAAATGCGGCTGTTAACAAACAATCCGCGCAAAGTTACCGGCTTAAACGGATACGGTCTTGATATTGTCGAGCGTGTGCCGATTGAAATGCCGGCCAATGATGCTAACCGCAGTTATTTAAAAACGAAAATCTCAAAGCTTGGCCATTTATTACATGTAGAAGAGGGGAATAAATAATGGGAAAAACATTTGAAGGACATTTAATTGGAGCAGGATTGAAAGTAGGCATCGTTGCCGGCCGTTTTAATGAATTTATTACAAGCAAACTTATCGCAGGAGCAGAAGATGGATTTATCCGCCATGGCGTAGACGCAGACAACATTGATATCGCCTGGGTGCCGGGGGCATTTGAATTGCCGCTCGTTGCAAAAAAAATGGCGGAAAGCGGAAAATATGACGCTGTGATTACACTTGGTGCTGTTATTCGCGGAGCCACTGCTCACTTTGATTATGTCTGCAATGAAGCAGCAAAAGGAACTGCCCAGGCTGGCATGCAAACGGGAGTACCTGTCATCTTTGGACTTTTAACAACAGATACGATTGAGCAGGCGATTGAACGCGCTGGGACAAAAGCAGGCAATAAAGGCTGGGATTCAGCGATGTCTGCTATTGAAATGGCGAACTTGCTCCGCTCATTTGACGCGTGATATAATGGCTCTTGTGGCTGGCTGCCAGGCATTCGTCTGACAGCACAGCGGGTAGGGAGAGGGCGCTTTACAGTAAGCAGGTTTTAACAATGAATGGAGGAATTTTTAAGCTTCGCGAGCACGGAACAACCTTCGCGAAGGAATGGTCTGCGGGTGTAACGGGTTTTTTAACCGTTATTTACATTATCGCAGTGAATGGGCTCATTTTATCTGAAGCGGGCATGCCATTTGAAGCTGCTGCTGCCGCAACAATCGTGTCAGCGGCTGTAGGATGCTTGATTATGGCGCTCTGGGCAAATGCCCCGATCATTATCGTGCCGGGCATGGGGATCAATGCCATGTTCACATATACGTTTGTCCAGGAGATGGGCATGACATGGCAGCAGGCACTTGGCGTTACTGTTACATCGGGTCTTTTATTTGCCGTCGTGACATTTACGCCGCTTGCCGCCAAGTTAAACAGCGTGGTGCCCGCATCTTTAAAAGAAGCAATTACGATTGGCCTCGGTTTATTTCTGATTGTGATCGGCGTCGAGAAAGCCGGATTTTCCTGGGCGGCTCTTCTGACGCTTCTTTTAGCGGTGATTCTTTATTGGCGCAAGGTGCCGGGAACGTTCATCTGGGTGATTGCAGCCGGAACCGGCATTGCCTGGCTGTTCGGCAGTCTCCCGGAGGCATCGGGCAGTGTTGGGATCAAAAGCTATGGGGAAGTATGGGGTGCCTGGGCGATTCAAGGTCTGTCCCCGTTTGTTTTTATACCAGCGGTTTTTTCGTTGACGATGGTGCTGCTGTTTGAAAACATCGGGCTTGTGCACGGGCATTTGAATTTGGCCCGGCAGCCGGAAAAATTCAAGCGTGCCATCCAGGCAAATGCTGCTTCTGTTGTGGCAAGCGGGCTGGCCGGATCAAGCGCGAATGTATCAGCTGTGGAAAGCGCAGCGCCTATTGCATCCGGCGGGCGGACAGGTTTAGTGCCGCTGACGGCTGGACTGCTGTTTCCGCTCGCTTTTATCGCAGCGCCATACTTAAATATGGTACCGGGTTCTGCGGTTGCCCCGATTTTGATCATTATCGGTACGCTGATGACGATGAACATCCGCCGCCTGCCCGTTTCAGACTGGACTGAATGGATTCCAGCCCTGGCGATTATCGCCATCATACCGCTTACCTCAAGCATTGCAGATGGTATTGCGGCTGGCTTCATTTTGTATCCGATTTTAAAAGTGACCCGCGGGCGATTCCGCGAAGTGCCTGTTTCGATGTATATTATCGCGGTGCTTTTCCTAATGAATACAATTGTTCACTAAAAAAACCCGCCTCCTGCAGGCGGGTTTTCAGGCTGCCCGCAAACGCCCGCTTTCGGCGTCACTTGCCGGCTGCGAATGCTCATGACCCGAAAAAGGTCACTCCGCTGCCCAGCCGGCGGCGTTCCTGGAAAGACAAGCGTTTTCAATCAGCCTGCTTTCTTACTTTGTCTACATTCTCAAACCCGCCTTCTGCAGGCGGGTTTTTTCTTTTGTTAAAAATGGCACAAACCCTTTCGAAATGCAACACCAATGGGTTCAAATCTGCTATACTAAACAACAAATCAGCTGTGAAAGAGGGAGTTATGTTGGAGATTTCGTATATTAAAGGCCATGGGTCGGGAAATGATTTTATTTTGATCGATGAGTGGACGAATGCATATACATTTACAGAAGAGAACCGCCGCGATCTCGCTTTAGCGCTTTGCGACCGGGAAAAGGGCATTGGAGCTGACGGAATTGTATTTGTAATGGAAAGCGCGCATGCCGATGCGAAAATGCGTATTTTTAACAGTGACGGTTCGGAAGCGTCCATGTGCGGCAACGGGCTGCGTTTGCATGGACGGTACGTGCTGGATAAACTTGGGGAAAATGAGATTATCGTTGAGACAAACAAAGCCGATCTTTATGTGAAGCGAGACGGCGATATTTATGAAGGCGTGCCGGCATACCGTGTTCAAATTTCACCGGTCCTGTTTAATCTTGCGGATCTGCCAATGACGATCGGAAAAGAACGTTTGTTTGATGAAATGGTGCCTGAACTGTCTGATTCGATCCGGTTCTCTGCGCTCGCCGTACCGAACCCTCATTTAATTGTTGTGGCAGACCGGGAGCTTATTGCTTCAGATGAGCAAAAACGGATTTCAGAAATGCTGAACGGGAAAAACGACATTACGCCAGATGGTGTAAACGTCAGCTTTGTGTATCCAATCCAAAAAGGAGCGCTGTATGTGCGGACGTTTGAGCGCGGCGTTGGCTTCACCAATGCATGCGGTACAGCGATGTCCGCTTCTACGCTGACCACATGCCAGCTCGGTTTAAACGACATGGAAGCGCCTATTGATGTATACAACAATGGGGGGAAAGTCCGCTGCGAAGTGCATGTGCATGAAGACGGACAATATTCTATTGATTTAATCGGAAACGGAACGTATATGTTCGGGGGTACAATCAGCATTGATCTTGATACGCCGGCTCATTTTACCGTTCATAACCAGGAGGCGTTTGCTGAACAAAACGCCTATGAGCAATTGCGCGAGGAAGTAGAAGCGTATCTGGCTTCAACCGTTTTTTAATCCAGGAAGGTTTCCTGGATTTTTTGAACGGGCAAGGCGTTAAAAACCTTTACAGCTAAGAAAGGAAGATTGCGATTGCAGCAAAAAAACTCGCGCGCCTACGCTTATTACGGCTCACTTGTGCTGTTTCTCGTCCTGTTTACGTGGGGATTTTTCGAAGTGGTCGAAGCCCTTCAAACGAATGAAGTGGCGGCGTTTGACACGAAAATCATTAACGAGGTACAGTCATGGATCAACGAAGGCCGGACAGCGCGGATGATCTTTTTCACCAATCTTGGTTCCGTCCTATTTTTCAGTGTGGCAACCGGGGTTATTTCTCTTTTTCTCGTGATCCGCAGACGGTATGGATGGGCGCTGTTTTTTGTACTGGTAAATGGCCTTGGCGGCGCGTTTAATCATTTTTTAAAAGAGCTGTTTCAGCGTCAGCGGCCGGATATTCTGCCGTTAATTGAACAGGGCGGCTACAGCTTTCCAAGCGGTCATTCTATGGGATCTTTTATTTTTTACGGGGCGCTTTCTTTTATGCTGTTCCGGCTTGTACATGGAAAGTGGAAAAAAACCGTATCGGCGCTTGTGGCAGGCTCTATGATTTTTTTAATCGGCTTATCGCGCATTTATCTCGGTGTTCATTATCCAAGTGACGTAGCGGCCGGCTTCTCCATAGGTGCTGCCTGGCTGTTTTTTTGGATTATGCTGTTTCATTTTACTGAATATCGACTGGCCCGCCGGCTTTCTCCTCGTTGAGAAAGCCGTTTTTTCGTTTATAAGAGCCAATCTTTTGGCTGAATGGGCCGAAAAATCGGCTGATACCCAGACAACTCCCTTTTATGTCAGCTTTTTCATTGTTGGCACAGTGCTTGCAATAAAATAAACGAATGACCAATTAAAAGGAGGAATTAACATGAAAACAACAGCCGTAAATGAACCAAACCAGCAGCCTGGAGCAACAACAAATATGAAAGCAGCCGTCGTAAATGAATTTAAGCAGCAGCTCGAAGTAAAAGACGTACCCAAGCCCTCGCCAAAACGCAAAGAGGTGCTGGTTAAAATTGAAGCGTGCGGTGTATGTCATACCGACCTCCACGCAGCCCATGGTGACTGGCCGGTCAAGCCAAAGCTGCCGCTTATTCCAGGCCATGAAGGTGTAGGAATTATCGAAGAAATTGGTGAAGGGGTCACCTCTTTAAGGACAGGAGACCGGGTCGGTATCCCCTGGCTGTTTTCCGCATGCGGCGAATGTGAGTACTGCCTGCAGGGACAAGAAACGCTTTGCCCTCATCAGGAAAATGGCGGCTATTCAGTTGATGGCGGCTATGCTGAATATTGTGTCGCACCAGCTGATTATGTAGCGAAAATTCCAGATGGCCTCGATCCAGTTGAAGTAGCTCCTATCTTGTGTGCGGGCGTAACAACATACAAAGCATTAAAAGTATCAGGAGCAAAGCCAGGCGACTGGGTTGCGATTTACGGAATTGGCGGCCTCGGCCATATTGCGCTTCAATATGCGAAAGCAATGGGCTTTAACGTCATAGCCGTCGATATTGCAGATGAAAAGCTGGAACTCGCCCAAAGTTTAGGAGCGGATGAAGTAGTAAACGGTATGAACGAAGATCCTGCCGATGCCATACAGGAGAAAGTGGGCGGTGTACAGGCGGCCATCAGTGTAGCGGTGACGAAAAAAGCGTTTGAGCAGGCATACCGTTCTGTTAAACGCGGAGGCACACTTGTTGTCGTCGGCCTTCCAAATGATGAATTGCCAATTCCTATTTTCAATACCGTTTTAAACGGCGTATCTGTAAAAGGCTCCATTGTCGGAACACGACTCGATATGAAAGAAGCGCTGGAGTTTGCGGCACGCGGTAAAGTAAAAGCGCAGGTGGAAACAGCGCCGCTTGATGAGATTAACACCGTATTCGATAAAATGACACAAGGAAAAATTAACGGTCGCATTGTGCTGACTTTGTAAGCGTCTCGGTTGACATTCAAGTTGGGAACCGTTATTTTGGAAATGTAAGCGTTTTATATAATGGTTTCCATCATTCAAAGGGGGAAGGGTATATGATTTACGCAAATCCAGGGCAGGAAGGATCAAAGGTTACATTCAAGCAAAGATACGAGAATTATATTAATGGAGAGTGGACAGCGCCGCTCAGCGGCCAGTACTTTGAAAACATCACGCCTGTTACAGGTGAAGTATTTTGTGAAGTCGCCCGCTCTCAGGCTGAGGATATTGAGCTGGCTTTGGATGCCGCCCATGCTGCAAAGGATGCGTGGGGGAAAACATCCGTCGCCGAGCGCGCCAACATTTTAAATAAAATTGCTGATCGTCTTGAAGAAAACTTGGAAACGCTGGCGGTTGCGGAAACGTGGGACAACGGAAAAGCGGTTCGTGAAACATTAAATGCCGATTTGCCGCTGGCCATTGACCACTTCCGTTACTTTGCCGGAGCAATCCGGGCTCAGGAAGGTTCCTTGTCACAAATCGACAATGACACCGTTGCGTATCATTTCCACGAGCCGCTTGGTGTAGTCGGGCAGATTATTCCGTGGAATTTTCCGCTCCTCATGGGGGTGTGGAAGCTTGCACCGGCTCTTGCTGCTGGAAACTGTGTAGTCTTAAAGCCGGCTGAACAGACTCCAGCGTCTATTCTTGTATTTATGGAGCTGATTGAAGATCTGCTCCCGCCTGGAGTCGTAAACATTGTCAACGGCTTTGGACTTGAAGCCGGAAAACCACTGGCCTCGAACAAACGAATTGCTAAAATTGCTTTTACCGGCGAGACCACAACCGGACGCTTGATTATGCAGTATGCATCGCAAAACTTGATTCCAGTTACGCTCGAACTCGGCGGGAAATCACCGAATATTTTCTTTGAAGACATTATGGAAAAAGATGATGCGTTTTTAAACAAAGCGGTTGAAGGGTTTGTTATGTTTGCGCTCAATCAGGGAGAAGTGTGTACATGCCCATCCCGTGCGCTCGTTCATGAAAGCATTTATGATCAGTTTATGGAGCGGGTCATCAAGCGGGTGAATGAAATTAAAACAGGCAACCCGCTTGATACGGATACGATGATGGGGGCACAGGCTTCAAACGAGCAGATGGAAAAAATCCTTTCTTACCTGGATATCGGCAAGCAGGAAGGTGCTGAGTGCCTGGCAGGCGGTGAGCGAAACACG from Domibacillus sp. DTU_2020_1001157_1_SI_ALB_TIR_016 encodes:
- the adhP gene encoding alcohol dehydrogenase AdhP — protein: MKAAVVNEFKQQLEVKDVPKPSPKRKEVLVKIEACGVCHTDLHAAHGDWPVKPKLPLIPGHEGVGIIEEIGEGVTSLRTGDRVGIPWLFSACGECEYCLQGQETLCPHQENGGYSVDGGYAEYCVAPADYVAKIPDGLDPVEVAPILCAGVTTYKALKVSGAKPGDWVAIYGIGGLGHIALQYAKAMGFNVIAVDIADEKLELAQSLGADEVVNGMNEDPADAIQEKVGGVQAAISVAVTKKAFEQAYRSVKRGGTLVVVGLPNDELPIPIFNTVLNGVSVKGSIVGTRLDMKEALEFAARGKVKAQVETAPLDEINTVFDKMTQGKINGRIVLTL
- the dapF gene encoding diaminopimelate epimerase, with the translated sequence MEISYIKGHGSGNDFILIDEWTNAYTFTEENRRDLALALCDREKGIGADGIVFVMESAHADAKMRIFNSDGSEASMCGNGLRLHGRYVLDKLGENEIIVETNKADLYVKRDGDIYEGVPAYRVQISPVLFNLADLPMTIGKERLFDEMVPELSDSIRFSALAVPNPHLIVVADRELIASDEQKRISEMLNGKNDITPDGVNVSFVYPIQKGALYVRTFERGVGFTNACGTAMSASTLTTCQLGLNDMEAPIDVYNNGGKVRCEVHVHEDGQYSIDLIGNGTYMFGGTISIDLDTPAHFTVHNQEAFAEQNAYEQLREEVEAYLASTVF
- the adh gene encoding aldehyde dehydrogenase yields the protein MIYANPGQEGSKVTFKQRYENYINGEWTAPLSGQYFENITPVTGEVFCEVARSQAEDIELALDAAHAAKDAWGKTSVAERANILNKIADRLEENLETLAVAETWDNGKAVRETLNADLPLAIDHFRYFAGAIRAQEGSLSQIDNDTVAYHFHEPLGVVGQIIPWNFPLLMGVWKLAPALAAGNCVVLKPAEQTPASILVFMELIEDLLPPGVVNIVNGFGLEAGKPLASNKRIAKIAFTGETTTGRLIMQYASQNLIPVTLELGGKSPNIFFEDIMEKDDAFLNKAVEGFVMFALNQGEVCTCPSRALVHESIYDQFMERVIKRVNEIKTGNPLDTDTMMGAQASNEQMEKILSYLDIGKQEGAECLAGGERNTVEGLENGYYIKPTVFKGSNKMRIFQEEIFGPVVSVTTFKDEAEALEIANDTLYGLGAGVWSRHQNRAYRFGRNIQAGRVWTNCYHQYPAHAAFGGYKMSGIGRENHLMMLNHYQQTKNLLVSYSEDALGFF
- a CDS encoding phosphatase PAP2 family protein — its product is MQQKNSRAYAYYGSLVLFLVLFTWGFFEVVEALQTNEVAAFDTKIINEVQSWINEGRTARMIFFTNLGSVLFFSVATGVISLFLVIRRRYGWALFFVLVNGLGGAFNHFLKELFQRQRPDILPLIEQGGYSFPSGHSMGSFIFYGALSFMLFRLVHGKWKKTVSALVAGSMIFLIGLSRIYLGVHYPSDVAAGFSIGAAWLFFWIMLFHFTEYRLARRLSPR
- the ribE gene encoding 6,7-dimethyl-8-ribityllumazine synthase, with protein sequence MGKTFEGHLIGAGLKVGIVAGRFNEFITSKLIAGAEDGFIRHGVDADNIDIAWVPGAFELPLVAKKMAESGKYDAVITLGAVIRGATAHFDYVCNEAAKGTAQAGMQTGVPVIFGLLTTDTIEQAIERAGTKAGNKGWDSAMSAIEMANLLRSFDA
- a CDS encoding NCS2 family permease, giving the protein MNGGIFKLREHGTTFAKEWSAGVTGFLTVIYIIAVNGLILSEAGMPFEAAAAATIVSAAVGCLIMALWANAPIIIVPGMGINAMFTYTFVQEMGMTWQQALGVTVTSGLLFAVVTFTPLAAKLNSVVPASLKEAITIGLGLFLIVIGVEKAGFSWAALLTLLLAVILYWRKVPGTFIWVIAAGTGIAWLFGSLPEASGSVGIKSYGEVWGAWAIQGLSPFVFIPAVFSLTMVLLFENIGLVHGHLNLARQPEKFKRAIQANAASVVASGLAGSSANVSAVESAAPIASGGRTGLVPLTAGLLFPLAFIAAPYLNMVPGSAVAPILIIIGTLMTMNIRRLPVSDWTEWIPALAIIAIIPLTSSIADGIAAGFILYPILKVTRGRFREVPVSMYIIAVLFLMNTIVH